Part of the Paenibacillus aurantius genome, GGCTGTCGAGGGTTCGGGTTATGCTGGTTTTGTCCTTATCGGCCATGACGGACAGGTCCTTCTGGGAAACCCCGTTCGTTTCCTGCACATGCTTCAGCACATTCCATTGCTCGGGCGTGATGTCATAGGGCTTCAGGTGAATGGACATGAGATACTGCAGCTTGCGGTTGACCCGGTACAGATGCAGGGCCAGCTGTTCCGAAGGGTGTTTCTTCATGGGTTTCGTTCTCCTGGTTCTTGATTAAAGATTTTGTTTTCACTATGACGGCTTCTGGAACGGTTTGTCAAGCATCCCAAAACAAGGGTGGCGGTGACCGAAAAAAGAGAGCCGCCCGCGACGGCCCTCCTCCGCTTGTCTCTTATTCCACGATGAGCTTGCCTTTCATCTCGGCATGTCCGGCTCCGCAAACGACCGAGCAGTGGAATTCGAATGTCCCGGCTTTGTCCGCCGTGAATTCGGCCGAGCCCGGCTGCTTCAAGTCGACATTGAACTCGGGGATAGCCAATCCGTGCATGCCCTCCTTGTTGTCGAGCGTGATCTTCACCTTCTGCCCTTTCTTCACGCGGATTTCGCTTGGCTCGAACTTG contains:
- a CDS encoding cupredoxin domain-containing protein, with product MTKRFWLTSILIILVVSVLAACGSKDNAGGSSGSGGSSSGGDSGGTKEITVAASNFKFEPSEIRVKKGQKVKITLDNKEGMHGLAIPEFNVDLKQPGSAEFTADKAGTFEFHCSVVCGAGHAEMKGKLIVE